From a single Planctomycetaceae bacterium genomic region:
- a CDS encoding peptide chain release factor-like protein — MINFGVTEQKKQELEQRMQNCNLLEGDLEEKFVRSGGAGGQKVNKTSTCVYLKHIPTGLFVKVQKSRSQQLNRFYARRQLCELIENKQLGKDSPQAKKIEKIRKQKDRRRRRH, encoded by the coding sequence ATGATAAACTTTGGCGTTACAGAACAGAAGAAACAAGAGCTTGAGCAGCGGATGCAGAACTGCAATCTGCTTGAGGGCGATTTAGAGGAAAAATTCGTCCGCAGCGGCGGAGCCGGAGGACAAAAAGTCAATAAAACTTCTACCTGCGTCTATCTGAAACACATCCCCACAGGCCTATTCGTCAAGGTGCAAAAGAGCCGAAGCCAGCAATTGAATCGCTTTTATGCCAGAAGGCAACTTTGTGAATTAATCGAGAATAAACAACTGGGAAAAGACAGCCCGCAGGCGAAAAAAATTGAAAAAATCAGAAAGCAGAAAGACCGCCGCCGGCGCCGGCATTAA